A part of Acidimicrobiales bacterium genomic DNA contains:
- a CDS encoding DUF885 family protein: MRGNVGLHEYDGRVQDLSPSGVRAALAALGGPAEADPFDDALLDAAEAHLRVTLGDLALHRRSPLLHLENLDVSGYQRPYAPADERRAARRRHLAAWPDAIDAAIEALDAVPAPVAAGLLPAVKGLAEGVDANAGAVEAAAAAAHARFAAHVERCATEGDPDAALGGPALVRLLSTAEAVDVDLGRLAVAADAERDRLRSILTESCRALCPDRPVADTVRALAADHPDAGGVLPAARALSDKAIAFTVERGLLGPLDGELDVVSSPPALSWAMAHMAWNAPWEDDGPSWYYVTPPSPAWPAAEQDAWLSVFNTSSLAAITVHEVAPGHYAHGRALRRVASPAGRTLLSYAMVEGWAHYAEELCWEEGFLGGDPRYAAGMAIEALIRVTRLAAAIGLHTGAMSVAEATRRFEEDASIEGPAARSEAARGTFDPMYGAYTWGKLTILGLRDEARRRWGTGYTHRRFNEALLARGAPPLGLLPAAIDAG, encoded by the coding sequence ATGCGCGGGAACGTCGGCCTGCACGAGTACGACGGCCGCGTGCAGGACCTGTCGCCGTCGGGCGTGCGCGCCGCCCTGGCGGCCCTCGGCGGACCGGCCGAGGCCGACCCGTTCGACGACGCACTGCTGGACGCGGCCGAGGCCCACCTGCGGGTGACGCTCGGCGACCTGGCGCTGCACCGGCGCAGCCCGCTGCTCCACCTCGAGAACCTGGACGTGTCCGGCTACCAGCGCCCCTACGCGCCCGCCGACGAGCGCCGGGCCGCCCGTCGGCGCCACTTGGCGGCCTGGCCCGACGCGATCGACGCCGCCATCGAGGCGCTCGACGCCGTGCCCGCGCCCGTCGCCGCCGGCCTCCTCCCCGCCGTGAAGGGGCTGGCCGAGGGCGTCGACGCCAACGCCGGAGCGGTCGAGGCCGCGGCCGCGGCGGCCCATGCCCGCTTCGCCGCGCACGTCGAGCGCTGCGCGACCGAGGGCGACCCCGACGCCGCCCTCGGCGGGCCGGCCCTCGTCCGGCTCCTGTCCACCGCCGAGGCCGTCGACGTCGACCTCGGCCGGCTGGCGGTGGCTGCCGACGCCGAGCGCGACCGCCTGCGCTCGATACTCACCGAGTCGTGCCGGGCCCTGTGTCCCGACCGCCCGGTGGCCGACACGGTGCGGGCCCTGGCCGCCGATCACCCCGACGCCGGCGGCGTGCTCCCCGCCGCCAGGGCCCTCAGCGACAAGGCCATCGCCTTCACGGTGGAGCGGGGCCTGCTCGGCCCGCTCGACGGCGAGCTCGACGTGGTGTCCTCACCGCCGGCGCTGTCGTGGGCGATGGCGCACATGGCGTGGAACGCGCCGTGGGAGGACGACGGCCCGTCGTGGTACTACGTCACCCCGCCGTCACCGGCCTGGCCGGCCGCCGAGCAGGACGCGTGGCTGTCGGTGTTCAACACGTCGTCGCTGGCCGCCATCACGGTCCACGAGGTGGCGCCGGGCCACTACGCCCACGGCCGGGCGCTGCGGCGGGTGGCGAGCCCCGCCGGCCGCACCCTCCTCTCGTACGCCATGGTCGAGGGCTGGGCCCACTACGCCGAGGAGCTGTGCTGGGAGGAGGGCTTCCTCGGTGGCGACCCGCGCTACGCGGCCGGGATGGCCATCGAGGCCCTGATCCGGGTGACGCGGCTGGCGGCGGCGATCGGCCTGCACACCGGCGCCATGTCGGTCGCCGAGGCCACCCGCCGGTTCGAGGAGGACGCCTCGATCGAGGGCCCGGCCGCCCGCTCCGAGGCCGCCCGGGGCACGTTCGACCCGATGTACGGCGCCTACACGTGGGGGAAGCTCACGATCCTGGGGCTGCGCGACGAGGCCAGGCGCCGCTGGGGCACCGGCTACACCCACCGACGGTTCAACGAGGCCCTGCTGGCGCGGGGCGCGCCGCCGCTGGGTCTGCTCCCGGCTGCGATCGACGCCGGCTGA
- a CDS encoding MFS transporter permease, with amino-acid sequence MTPAGAAPGQGARSALGRWWFAPVPLGRVAVFRTLVYGYVLVDVLLTSAWVRQRADTPTVFYRPLLVGRLLPLPTPTTAVVTGVLVALLAAAVLALTGRWPRLAGAAVAVLYLEWMVIAFSYGKVDHDRFGFLVALALLPTVGRARWGDRSPSEAAGWALRCVQVGVVAAYLLAAVAKLRFGGLAWLDSATLLRAVLRRGTALGEPLAEHPELLHVSQYVIVLLELASPLLFVRGIVGRVALGVAFAFHVAVFATVAILFTPHVVALCSFLPLERISRRRSQPGADPAAARPAPAGPR; translated from the coding sequence GTGACCCCCGCGGGCGCCGCCCCGGGCCAGGGCGCCCGCTCGGCCCTCGGTCGTTGGTGGTTCGCCCCGGTGCCGCTGGGGCGGGTGGCGGTGTTCCGCACCCTGGTGTACGGGTACGTGCTGGTCGACGTGCTGCTCACGTCGGCGTGGGTGCGCCAGCGGGCCGACACGCCCACGGTGTTCTACCGGCCCCTCCTCGTCGGGCGGCTGCTGCCCCTGCCCACACCCACCACGGCCGTGGTCACGGGCGTGCTCGTCGCCCTCCTGGCGGCGGCGGTGCTGGCGCTCACCGGGCGCTGGCCCCGCCTGGCCGGCGCGGCCGTCGCGGTGCTGTACCTCGAGTGGATGGTGATCGCGTTCTCGTACGGCAAGGTCGACCACGACCGCTTCGGCTTCCTCGTCGCCCTGGCGCTGCTGCCGACCGTGGGGCGGGCCCGCTGGGGCGACCGGTCGCCCAGCGAAGCGGCGGGTTGGGCGCTGCGGTGCGTGCAGGTGGGCGTGGTGGCCGCGTACCTGCTGGCCGCGGTGGCCAAGCTGCGCTTCGGCGGGCTGGCCTGGCTCGACAGCGCCACCCTGCTGCGGGCCGTGCTGCGGCGGGGCACCGCGCTCGGCGAGCCGCTCGCCGAGCACCCCGAGCTGCTCCACGTGTCGCAGTACGTGATCGTGCTCCTCGAGCTGGCCAGCCCGCTGCTGTTCGTGCGCGGGATCGTGGGGCGGGTGGCGCTGGGGGTCGCGTTCGCCTTCCACGTCGCGGTGTTCGCCACCGTCGCGATCCTCTTCACGCCGCACGTGGTGGCGCTGTGCTCGTTCCTCCCGCTGGAGCGGATCAGCCGGCGTCGATCGCAGCCGGGAGCAGACCCAGCGGCGGCGCGCCCCGCGCCAGCAGGGCCTCGTTGA